Proteins from one Daphnia pulicaria isolate SC F1-1A chromosome 3, SC_F0-13Bv2, whole genome shotgun sequence genomic window:
- the LOC124328315 gene encoding uncharacterized protein LOC124328315, whose product MRLVIISIVFGVLCVLKTLAESPQNEKERLFVASTGISFTTFTLIKTTTTLTSTTTMTTTCTTSTAALATCTTGRRRRGLFFDEKEVNSRHRRAGLFYNDNEVENKDGSVFLPSDKNPTEEIVSTRAENTSIIPLDIEAGFSVPQGTPNRFLLAFGTSTFTSIVISTSTFSLTAICLSTTGFPLCGGAGK is encoded by the exons ATGCGCTTGGTAATTATTTCGATTGTTTTTGGAGTGTTGTGTGTTCTTAAAACGCTGGCAGAATCTCCCCAAAACGAGAAAGAGCGTTTGTTTGTAGCCAGCACGGGTATAAGTTTCACTACCTTTACTCTGATAAAAACCACTACAACTTTAACTTCAACCACGACCATGACTACGACCTGTACAACATCAACTGCCGCTTTAGCTACTTGCACAACTGGACGTCGACGTCGGGGTCTCTTTTTCgatgaaaaagaagtaaatAGTCGTCACCGACGTGCTGGGCTCTTCTACAACGACAATGAAGTTGAAAACAAAGATGGTTcggttttccttccttccgatAAAAA CCCAACAGAAGAAATTGTCAGTACCCGTGCCGAAAATACGTCAATCATTCCTTTAGATATTGAGGCTGGTTTTTCTGTTCCTCAAGGAACTCCCAATCGTTTTTTGTTGGCATTTGGAACTTCAACTTTCACCAGCATTGTTATATCTACTTCAACTTTCAGTCTAACTGCCATTTGCTTAAGTACAACCGGATTCCCTCTTTGCGGAGGagcaggaaaataa